In one Methylobacterium sp. SyP6R genomic region, the following are encoded:
- a CDS encoding DnaJ C-terminal domain-containing protein, with product MRNPYDVLGVSRSADEAEIKKAFRKLAKAYHPDRNKNDAKAQDRFSEVNQAYEILGDAKKREQFDRGAIDGDGKPRFTGFEGFGAGGAGRGGGGGFDFESMARARGGAGGGGAGGFGEDIFSHLFGEAFRSAGGAGRAAPQKGEDVAAELTVTLDQVANETKLRLNLPSGREVDAVVPKGVVDGQVIRLRGLGYPGANGAEPGDALLTIRFAPDSRFEIEGSDLRTTAEVPLEDAVLGGPIRIQTLTGAVEMKIPPMTSSGRVFRLRGKGLPKKDGTKGDLLATVAVTLPANADEALTEFARKRRAAAATS from the coding sequence ATGCGCAACCCATACGACGTACTCGGCGTGAGCCGCTCGGCCGACGAGGCGGAGATCAAGAAGGCTTTCCGCAAGCTCGCCAAGGCCTACCACCCCGATCGCAACAAGAACGACGCCAAGGCGCAGGACCGCTTCTCCGAGGTCAACCAGGCCTACGAGATCCTCGGCGACGCCAAGAAGCGCGAGCAGTTCGACCGCGGTGCCATCGACGGCGACGGCAAGCCCCGCTTCACCGGCTTCGAGGGTTTCGGTGCCGGCGGGGCCGGCCGCGGCGGTGGCGGCGGCTTCGACTTCGAGTCGATGGCCCGCGCCCGCGGCGGAGCGGGCGGCGGTGGGGCCGGCGGCTTCGGCGAAGACATCTTCTCGCACCTGTTCGGCGAGGCCTTCCGCTCCGCCGGCGGTGCCGGGCGCGCCGCGCCGCAGAAGGGCGAGGACGTCGCCGCCGAGCTGACCGTGACCCTCGACCAGGTCGCCAACGAGACCAAGCTGCGGCTCAACCTCCCGAGCGGCCGCGAGGTCGACGCGGTGGTGCCCAAGGGCGTGGTCGACGGCCAGGTGATCCGCCTGCGCGGCCTCGGCTATCCGGGCGCAAACGGCGCCGAGCCGGGCGATGCGCTGCTGACCATCCGGTTCGCCCCCGATTCCCGCTTCGAGATCGAGGGCTCGGACCTGCGCACCACCGCCGAGGTCCCGCTCGAGGATGCGGTGCTGGGCGGGCCGATCCGGATCCAGACCCTGACCGGTGCGGTCGAGATGAAGATTCCGCCGATGACCAGTTCCGGCCGGGTCTTCCGCCTGCGCGGCAAGGGTCTGCCGAAGAAGGACGGGACGAAGGGGGACCTGCTCGCCACCGTCGCCGTCACCCTGCCGGCGAATGCCGACGAGGCCCTGACCGAGTTCGCCCGCAAGCGCCGCGCCGCTGCCGCGACGAGCTGA
- a CDS encoding RT0821/Lpp0805 family surface protein, whose translation MTLGLVVAAGALGSVLAIGGCSQPLIMFTPQVEVAPPEPESTGSIEPAAPKSFGPDLSGEDWRRAKAALSVALDPQGNGQPVKWDNPDSGMRGMVNPTGLPFVKNDEICRGFLASVIGPGGNRFVRGTGCRPSGGAWELKSLKTTTKPG comes from the coding sequence GTGACGCTCGGGCTCGTCGTCGCGGCGGGCGCCCTGGGCAGCGTCCTGGCGATCGGCGGCTGCAGCCAGCCGCTCATCATGTTCACCCCGCAGGTGGAGGTGGCGCCGCCGGAGCCGGAGAGCACCGGCAGCATCGAGCCTGCGGCGCCCAAGAGCTTCGGCCCGGACCTCTCGGGTGAGGATTGGCGCCGGGCCAAGGCGGCGCTCTCCGTCGCCCTCGATCCCCAGGGCAACGGCCAGCCGGTGAAATGGGACAACCCGGATTCGGGCATGCGCGGCATGGTCAACCCGACCGGGCTGCCCTTCGTGAAGAACGACGAGATCTGCCGCGGCTTCCTCGCCTCGGTGATCGGTCCCGGCGGCAACCGCTTCGTGCGCGGCACCGGCTGCCGTCCGTCGGGGGGGGCCTGGGAACTGAAGAGCCTGAAGACGACGACGAAGCCGGGGTGA
- the pdxH gene encoding pyridoxamine 5'-phosphate oxidase, with product MNELTKDDFTRNPDPWVLFRQWFAEAQAAEPEDPNAMALATTDADGLPDVRIVLLKDADERGFVFYTNTLSMKGVELSDNPRAALVLHWKSLRRQVRARGTVTKVEDAEADAYFATRARDSRLGAWASRQSQPLDSRETLMRAVEEVGARFPGETVPRPPHWTGYRIAPVSIEFWQDGAYRLHDRVRFTRQGDAWAGRRLYP from the coding sequence GTGAACGAGTTAACGAAAGATGATTTCACCCGGAACCCGGATCCCTGGGTCCTGTTCCGGCAATGGTTTGCCGAGGCGCAAGCCGCCGAGCCGGAGGACCCGAACGCCATGGCGCTCGCCACCACCGACGCCGACGGGCTGCCGGACGTGCGCATCGTGCTCCTGAAGGACGCGGACGAGCGCGGATTCGTGTTCTACACCAACACCCTGTCGATGAAGGGGGTGGAGCTCTCGGACAATCCGCGCGCCGCCCTGGTGCTGCATTGGAAGAGCCTGCGCCGTCAGGTCCGGGCCCGCGGGACCGTGACGAAGGTCGAGGATGCGGAGGCCGACGCCTATTTCGCCACCCGCGCCCGCGACAGCCGCCTCGGCGCCTGGGCGAGCCGCCAGTCGCAACCCCTCGACAGCCGCGAGACCCTGATGCGGGCGGTCGAGGAGGTGGGCGCGCGCTTCCCCGGCGAGACCGTGCCGCGCCCGCCCCACTGGACCGGCTACCGCATCGCCCCGGTCTCGATCGAGTTCTGGCAGGACGGTGCCTACCGCCTGCACGACCGGGTGCGCTTCACCCGCCAGGGCGACGCCTGGGCGGGCCGCCGCCTGTATCCCTGA
- a CDS encoding SDR family NAD(P)-dependent oxidoreductase, translating into MLLTGASRGIGHATVKRFSAAGWRVITCSRHPFPENCPWEMGPEDHLQVDLADPEDTIRAVREVAGRLEAEGGLLHALVNNAGISPKGAGGARLGSIDTPFSDWQRVFQVNFFAPILLARGLCDELTRARGSIVNVTSIAGSRVHPFAGAAYATSKAALAGLTREMASDYGPLGVRVNAISPGEIDTSILSPGTDKLVAQIPQRRLGTPDEVAKAIYFLCTEASSYVNGAELHINGGQHV; encoded by the coding sequence ATGCTGCTCACCGGCGCGAGCCGGGGCATCGGCCATGCCACCGTGAAGCGCTTCTCGGCGGCGGGCTGGCGCGTCATCACCTGCTCGCGCCACCCCTTCCCGGAGAACTGCCCGTGGGAGATGGGGCCGGAGGACCACCTCCAGGTCGACCTCGCCGATCCGGAGGACACGATCCGCGCCGTGCGTGAGGTGGCCGGGCGGCTCGAGGCCGAGGGCGGGCTGCTGCATGCGCTGGTCAACAATGCGGGCATCTCGCCGAAGGGGGCCGGCGGCGCGCGGCTCGGGTCGATCGACACCCCGTTCTCCGACTGGCAGCGGGTGTTCCAGGTCAATTTCTTCGCCCCCATCCTGCTCGCCCGCGGCCTGTGCGACGAGCTGACCCGGGCCCGCGGCTCGATCGTCAACGTGACGTCGATCGCAGGCTCCCGCGTCCATCCCTTCGCGGGGGCGGCCTACGCGACCTCGAAGGCGGCGCTCGCCGGCCTGACCCGCGAGATGGCCTCCGATTACGGACCGCTGGGCGTGCGGGTGAACGCGATCTCGCCGGGCGAGATCGACACCTCGATCCTGTCGCCGGGCACCGACAAGCTGGTGGCGCAGATCCCGCAGCGGCGCCTCGGCACGCCGGACGAGGTCGCCAAGGCGATCTACTTCCTGTGCACCGAGGCCTCGTCCTACGTGAACGGCGCCGAATTGCACATCAACGGCGGCCAGCATGTCTGA
- a CDS encoding NUDIX hydrolase — protein sequence MSAESDDPAWRRRYPVRPFIAASAAVVRDGRVLLASRGQAPMRGIYTLPGGQVEAGETLAEAALRELHEEVGVAAEVVAGLTPLEVIERDANGAVLHHFVIHPHAVRWLSGEPTTGPEALDLRWVTPAEAHDLPTTRGLHDVIAQALAAIGDKA from the coding sequence GTGAGCGCCGAATCCGACGATCCGGCCTGGCGCCGCCGCTATCCCGTGCGCCCCTTCATCGCCGCGTCCGCGGCCGTGGTGCGCGACGGCCGGGTGCTGCTCGCATCCCGCGGCCAGGCGCCGATGCGCGGCATCTATACCCTGCCGGGTGGCCAGGTGGAGGCGGGGGAGACCCTGGCGGAAGCGGCTCTGCGCGAATTGCACGAGGAGGTCGGGGTGGCGGCCGAGGTGGTCGCCGGGCTGACACCCCTCGAGGTGATCGAGCGCGACGCGAACGGGGCGGTGCTGCACCATTTCGTGATCCATCCCCATGCCGTCCGCTGGCTGTCCGGCGAGCCGACCACCGGGCCGGAAGCCCTGGACCTGCGCTGGGTGACGCCTGCGGAGGCGCACGACCTGCCGACCACCCGGGGCCTGCACGACGTGATCGCCCAGGCCCTCGCGGCAATCGGGGACAAGGCATGA
- a CDS encoding TIGR02301 family protein, whose translation MRRAVILAACLVAALPALAQQAKPKAPTKPPEKEAPAPPPPADAPAPYDRDLLRLSEIIGALSFLRELCGNPDAPEWPARMKALLDSEGTSPGRRDRLAGAYNRGYGGYAVTYRVCTPSAVEAATRYIAEGERLSVALAGRFGG comes from the coding sequence ATGAGACGCGCCGTCATCCTGGCCGCCTGCCTCGTCGCGGCTTTGCCGGCTCTCGCGCAGCAAGCCAAGCCGAAAGCGCCGACCAAGCCACCCGAGAAGGAAGCCCCCGCTCCGCCGCCGCCGGCCGACGCGCCGGCCCCCTACGACCGCGACCTCCTGCGCCTGTCGGAGATCATCGGCGCGCTGAGCTTCCTGCGCGAATTGTGCGGAAACCCCGACGCGCCGGAATGGCCCGCCCGGATGAAGGCCCTGCTCGATTCGGAAGGCACCAGCCCGGGCCGGCGCGACCGCCTCGCCGGGGCCTATAACCGGGGCTACGGCGGTTACGCCGTGACCTACCGGGTCTGCACGCCTTCCGCGGTCGAAGCCGCCACCCGCTACATCGCGGAGGGCGAACGCCTGTCGGTGGCGCTCGCAGGGCGGTTCGGCGGTTAA
- a CDS encoding SPL family radical SAM protein yields the protein MTFHDPAPARTARLWRPRRVVVTAAAREYAHGRAIMARAESLGLPVEALPGNRLTGLRHPDPRRAYIEAKNTLAVVVAPPTKLKLQPIPPSADWRVDLAEGCPAHCQYCYLAGSLSGPPVTRVYANLPEILDNLAGYLGQGGVTSVNAQRAHEGTSFEASCYTDPLGIEHLTGSLSAAIRHFGAWDAPVSLRTTTKFAAVAPLLGLEHRRRTRLRFSVNAAAAVRYEGGTAPLRERLAAMGAVARAGYPVGLTVAPILPVPDWREAYADLFAQAAEALDGVQDLDLTAELITHRFTPGSKAVLEGWYPGSDLPMREDERSRKLTKFGSVKYVLPAELMREMRARLTRDLAERLPAAKLLYWT from the coding sequence ATGACCTTTCACGATCCCGCCCCCGCCCGCACGGCCCGCCTCTGGCGACCGCGCCGGGTCGTCGTTACTGCCGCGGCGCGGGAGTACGCCCACGGGCGTGCGATCATGGCGCGGGCGGAATCCCTTGGCCTTCCCGTCGAGGCCTTGCCCGGCAACCGCCTCACGGGCCTGCGCCACCCGGACCCGCGCCGGGCCTATATCGAGGCGAAGAACACCCTCGCGGTGGTCGTCGCGCCGCCGACCAAGCTGAAGCTGCAGCCGATCCCGCCGAGCGCCGACTGGCGCGTCGACCTCGCCGAGGGCTGCCCGGCCCATTGCCAGTACTGCTACCTCGCCGGCTCGCTCTCGGGGCCGCCCGTGACCCGGGTCTACGCCAACCTGCCCGAGATCCTGGACAATCTCGCAGGTTATCTCGGCCAGGGCGGCGTCACCTCGGTGAATGCCCAGCGCGCGCACGAGGGCACCTCCTTCGAGGCATCGTGCTACACCGATCCCCTCGGGATCGAGCACCTGACCGGCTCGCTCTCCGCGGCGATCCGGCATTTCGGCGCCTGGGACGCGCCGGTCAGCTTACGCACCACCACCAAGTTCGCCGCGGTCGCGCCGCTCCTCGGTCTGGAGCATCGCCGCCGCACGCGGCTGCGCTTCTCGGTCAACGCCGCGGCCGCCGTCCGCTACGAGGGCGGCACCGCCCCGTTGCGCGAACGCCTCGCCGCGATGGGGGCGGTCGCCCGTGCCGGCTACCCGGTCGGGCTCACGGTCGCGCCGATCCTACCCGTGCCGGACTGGCGCGAGGCCTATGCCGACCTGTTCGCGCAGGCGGCGGAAGCGCTCGACGGTGTCCAGGATCTCGATCTCACCGCGGAACTCATCACCCACCGCTTCACCCCCGGCTCGAAGGCGGTGCTGGAGGGCTGGTACCCGGGTTCCGACCTGCCGATGCGGGAGGACGAGCGCAGCCGCAAGCTCACCAAGTTCGGCTCGGTGAAATACGTGTTGCCGGCCGAGCTGATGCGGGAGATGCGGGCGCGGCTTACGCGGGACCTGGCGGAGCGGCTGCCGGCGGCCAAGCTGCTCTACTGGACCTGA
- the msrB gene encoding peptide-methionine (R)-S-oxide reductase MsrB: protein MAANETGTAETRTEAEWRRTLTPEQYRVLREHGTERPGTSPLNHEKRAGTFACAGCGQPLFESSTKYESGSGWPSFHAPLDGAVETQTDRSFFMTRTEVHCARCQGHLGHVFDDGPAPTGLRYCMNGAAMVFEPEE, encoded by the coding sequence ATGGCCGCCAACGAGACCGGCACCGCCGAGACCCGCACCGAAGCGGAGTGGCGCCGGACCCTGACACCCGAGCAATACCGCGTGCTGCGCGAGCACGGCACCGAACGGCCTGGCACCAGCCCGCTCAACCACGAAAAGCGCGCCGGCACCTTCGCCTGCGCCGGCTGCGGCCAGCCGCTTTTCGAATCGAGCACCAAGTACGAGTCCGGCTCCGGCTGGCCGAGCTTCCATGCGCCACTGGACGGCGCGGTGGAAACGCAGACCGACCGCTCATTTTTCATGACCCGTACCGAGGTGCATTGCGCCCGCTGCCAGGGCCATCTCGGCCACGTCTTCGACGACGGCCCGGCCCCGACGGGCCTGCGCTACTGCATGAACGGGGCGGCGATGGTGTTCGAGCCGGAGGAGTGA
- a CDS encoding YihY/virulence factor BrkB family protein, which translates to MPPEPRSGSAPSGVTSTLWTVFLGLALVRLVTARRPDGVQDAAPDPTRHLGGGAKSYSGRPAQWVADTEIDRGRKAETPTEIPAKGWKDVLYRVYLEFQKDRVLSVAAGVTFYTLLAIFPAVAALVSLYGLFTDPSTINDHLSLLQGVLPSGALEIIADQVKRITAKGGTTLGITFFTTLAISLWSANAGMKAMFDALNIVYEEQEKRSFIQLNLRSLTFTFGALVFVIVALGCIVVLPVALNFIGYFGIRISPTAWYIALLRWPALLAVMLFALALLYRYGPSRDLPRWRWVTPGSLTAGVVWLIASIGFSWYVAHFGSYNETYGSLGAAIGFMTWIWISSTIVLLGGEINAELEHQTARDTTVGPEEPMGTRRARMADTVGAPA; encoded by the coding sequence ATGCCGCCCGAACCCCGCTCCGGTTCCGCCCCGTCCGGCGTGACCTCGACCCTGTGGACCGTCTTCCTCGGCCTCGCGCTCGTCCGCCTCGTCACGGCGCGGCGGCCGGACGGCGTGCAGGATGCGGCGCCGGACCCGACGCGGCATCTCGGCGGCGGCGCCAAGTCGTATTCCGGCCGTCCGGCCCAGTGGGTCGCCGACACCGAAATCGATCGCGGCCGCAAGGCCGAGACGCCGACGGAGATCCCGGCCAAGGGCTGGAAGGACGTGCTCTATCGCGTCTATCTCGAATTCCAGAAGGACCGGGTCCTGTCGGTGGCGGCCGGCGTGACCTTCTACACCCTGCTGGCGATCTTCCCGGCGGTGGCGGCGCTCGTGTCGCTCTACGGTCTGTTCACCGATCCGAGCACCATCAACGATCACCTCTCGCTGCTCCAGGGCGTGCTGCCCTCCGGCGCGCTCGAAATCATCGCCGACCAGGTCAAGCGCATCACCGCCAAGGGCGGCACCACCCTCGGCATCACCTTCTTCACCACGCTCGCGATCTCGCTGTGGAGCGCCAATGCCGGCATGAAGGCGATGTTCGATGCGCTCAACATCGTCTACGAGGAGCAGGAGAAGCGCAGCTTCATCCAGCTCAACCTGCGCTCGCTCACCTTCACCTTCGGGGCCCTGGTCTTCGTCATCGTGGCGCTCGGCTGCATCGTGGTGCTGCCGGTGGCGCTGAATTTCATCGGCTATTTCGGGATCCGGATCAGCCCGACGGCCTGGTACATCGCGCTCCTTCGCTGGCCGGCGCTGCTGGCCGTCATGCTCTTCGCTCTGGCGCTGCTCTACCGCTACGGCCCGAGCCGCGACCTGCCGCGCTGGCGCTGGGTCACGCCGGGCAGCCTCACCGCCGGCGTGGTCTGGCTCATCGCCTCGATCGGCTTCTCCTGGTACGTCGCGCATTTCGGCAGCTACAACGAGACCTACGGCTCGCTCGGCGCCGCGATCGGCTTCATGACCTGGATCTGGATCTCGTCCACGATCGTACTGCTCGGCGGCGAGATCAATGCCGAGCTGGAGCACCAGACCGCCCGCGACACCACCGTCGGGCCGGAGGAGCCGATGGGCACCCGTCGCGCCCGGATGGCCGATACCGTCGGTGCGCCGGCGTAA
- a CDS encoding GntR family transcriptional regulator, whose product MSHAQRLRQTIEDEIVDGVLRPGDRLDEVQLAARFGVSRTPIREALLQLAVTGLIEIKPRRGAVVSIPEPARLIEMFETMAELEAACGRLAARRLTDEHQRELTAALDACRAAAEAGEMAAYYAENAVFHAVIYRASRNGFLCEQAVGLSRRLAPFRRIQLRARNRLRQSLAEHEGAVAAILAGDEALAGERLRAHVLVQGDRFAELIRSLPGGSAAA is encoded by the coding sequence ATGAGTCACGCCCAGCGGCTGCGGCAGACGATCGAGGACGAGATCGTGGACGGGGTCCTGCGCCCCGGCGACAGGCTCGACGAGGTCCAACTCGCCGCCCGGTTCGGGGTCTCGCGCACGCCGATCCGCGAGGCCCTGCTGCAACTGGCCGTCACCGGCCTGATCGAGATCAAGCCGCGGCGCGGTGCGGTGGTGAGCATCCCGGAGCCGGCGCGGCTGATCGAGATGTTCGAGACCATGGCGGAGCTGGAGGCGGCGTGCGGTCGCCTCGCCGCCCGACGGCTCACCGACGAGCACCAGCGCGAGCTCACCGCCGCGCTCGATGCCTGCCGGGCCGCGGCGGAAGCGGGCGAGATGGCAGCCTATTACGCCGAGAACGCGGTGTTCCACGCGGTGATCTACCGGGCCTCGCGCAACGGCTTCCTGTGCGAGCAGGCCGTCGGCTTGAGCCGCCGCCTGGCACCGTTCCGGCGCATCCAGCTGCGCGCCCGCAACCGCCTGCGGCAGTCGCTCGCCGAACATGAAGGCGCGGTCGCGGCGATCCTGGCCGGGGACGAGGCGCTCGCCGGCGAGCGGCTGCGTGCCCACGTGCTGGTGCAGGGCGACCGCTTCGCCGAGCTGATCCGAAGCCTGCCGGGCGGCAGCGCGGCGGCGTGA